In a single window of the Candidatus Binataceae bacterium genome:
- a CDS encoding alpha/beta hydrolase, giving the protein MAETTADAMAHEFDIEEVEYLRHNGEALIARLFKPRGRGPFPAVIDAHGGAWCGGHRTNNDPINAAMARAGVVVASLDFRVPPQACYPGSVADLNYGIRWLKAHAADLGSAPQMVGAMGTSSGGHLVVLAAGKPEDPRYRAIPMMGNEALDARVAFLIVTWPVISPLGRYQYLKEAEGIARLGRARAQSMIANHDRYWLSEAAMAEGDPGLALERGDPMELPPLLYVQNPDDPLHPRANLERFVAAYRKAGGEVEIQWFEGDNYDLLRSDADAPAAQRALRAMSDFAHRHARRQ; this is encoded by the coding sequence ATGGCCGAGACAACCGCTGACGCGATGGCTCATGAGTTCGATATCGAGGAAGTCGAATACCTGCGCCACAACGGCGAAGCGCTGATTGCCCGCCTGTTCAAACCGCGCGGGCGCGGCCCCTTTCCGGCCGTGATTGATGCTCATGGCGGGGCCTGGTGTGGCGGCCATCGAACCAACAACGATCCAATTAACGCAGCGATGGCGCGGGCGGGGGTGGTGGTCGCGTCGCTGGATTTTCGCGTCCCGCCGCAAGCCTGCTATCCGGGCTCGGTGGCCGACCTTAATTACGGGATTCGCTGGCTGAAGGCGCATGCCGCGGACTTGGGCAGCGCGCCGCAGATGGTGGGCGCGATGGGAACTTCCAGCGGTGGCCATCTGGTGGTGCTGGCGGCGGGTAAGCCCGAAGATCCCCGCTACCGCGCAATCCCGATGATGGGCAATGAGGCGCTCGATGCTCGGGTCGCTTTTCTGATCGTGACTTGGCCGGTAATAAGCCCATTGGGGCGTTATCAATACCTGAAAGAAGCCGAGGGGATAGCACGGCTGGGGCGCGCGCGGGCTCAATCGATGATCGCCAATCACGACCGCTACTGGTTAAGCGAAGCCGCGATGGCCGAGGGCGATCCGGGACTGGCGCTGGAGCGAGGCGATCCGATGGAGCTGCCGCCCCTGCTTTACGTACAGAACCCCGACGATCCACTCCATCCGCGCGCCAACCTGGAGCGCTTCGTCGCCGCCTATCGCAAGGCCGGCGGCGAGGTCGAGATCCAGTGGTTCGAGGGGGATAACTACGACCTGTTGCGCAGCGACGCCGATGCGCCAGCGGCCCAACGCGCGCTGCGCGCGATGAGCGATTTCGCCCATCGCCACGCGCGCCGCCAATAA
- a CDS encoding alpha/beta hydrolase: MPDQQSDGSAPAGVEFSESFVEADGFRIRYRQAGSGEVLICLHGGGGLRISRAHELLAHSRRLIAFEIPGFGQSPVNDRSASMEELAGTMNAAVAALGIDHYSIMGNSFGSKVALWMAILRPQVVKAVVVVGPAAIRLPRQGPPPGQLAPERAAELLYAHPERQPPIPPLAPEIVAKQIALSTRLLGPPRDEPFEARLRELQMPVLALFGTHDRVTPPAGAHLFREILPNCHLVMVYDAAHGIDADRPEAVAALVEDFLSRGDGFLVRRRSGLIYP; the protein is encoded by the coding sequence ATGCCAGATCAGCAATCGGATGGTTCAGCCCCAGCCGGGGTGGAATTCTCGGAGTCTTTCGTCGAGGCCGACGGCTTTCGCATACGCTATCGCCAGGCAGGGAGCGGAGAGGTCTTGATCTGCCTGCATGGCGGCGGTGGCTTGCGTATTTCCCGCGCCCATGAGCTGCTGGCCCACAGCCGCCGCCTGATCGCCTTCGAGATTCCCGGCTTCGGTCAGTCACCGGTCAACGACCGCTCGGCCTCAATGGAGGAGTTGGCAGGCACGATGAATGCGGCAGTGGCCGCGCTGGGCATCGACCACTATTCAATCATGGGCAACTCCTTTGGCTCCAAGGTTGCGCTGTGGATGGCGATCCTGCGGCCGCAGGTGGTCAAAGCCGTGGTCGTGGTCGGTCCCGCCGCCATTCGCTTGCCCCGTCAGGGGCCGCCGCCGGGCCAACTCGCCCCCGAACGGGCCGCCGAGTTGCTCTACGCCCACCCCGAGCGCCAGCCGCCGATTCCACCACTGGCGCCTGAAATCGTGGCCAAGCAGATCGCGTTGTCCACGCGATTGCTTGGTCCGCCCCGCGATGAACCCTTCGAGGCTCGCCTGCGCGAGCTGCAGATGCCGGTCCTGGCTCTGTTTGGTACTCACGATCGCGTGACCCCACCCGCCGGCGCCCATCTGTTTCGCGAGATCCTACCCAACTGCCACTTGGTGATGGTCTACGACGCCGCGCATGGAATCGACGCTGACCGCCCCGAAGCAGTGGCGGCGCTAGTCGAGGACTTTCTCAGTCGCGGCGACGGCTTTCTGGTGCGGCGCAGGAGCGGCCTGATTTATCCATAA
- a CDS encoding FAD-dependent oxidoreductase, whose product MALSRRQLLGGGGLATLAGALGFAGPGMAAHRGGLKWAAEADVVVVGGGASGLPAAIAAREAGATVILVEAEHHLGGHGICSGGNLPLGGGTPLQKKYGIVDSPDLVFRDLTDWSVVEPNGAADYRFNDREIIRAFADHSVATFNFLHAHGVKFVDKPPDNFGGESVGNSAPREAHCAVMDWPMVQTGKPAPAPLRATLSSGNGLMHPLSVATAQAGVRILLGHKMTALHREGHAGKVLGLTVDHGEEQLHLRARKAVILTTGGSSGNVNFRRMFDPRLTEEYCGIAGMPWSNQDASGELAAMAVGASLWGLANQTGEFGSNITKPGAVGCQYGYVHLRWYPGSEVFSRARAIGLQVRDWQDLILVNMLGRRFYDETGPQFTANAYDKIDPYTSYSYLNAKNIRWRPNNFIDAALAGVGDGHNGGGPIWAIFDADAVRREHWDPRPPHVDPEGFFFSANSLEELAGKIVMRYQRIVMPAQNLIETVTRYNSFVDRGTDLDFGKPAPRYKIATPPFYAAWATPVIHDTRAGLRINRHCQVIDMSGQVIAGLYSAGETAGGFSLHGLARATCQGYIAGRHAGAQS is encoded by the coding sequence ATGGCGCTGAGCAGGCGTCAGTTGCTGGGTGGGGGCGGGCTTGCAACCTTGGCCGGGGCGCTGGGCTTTGCGGGCCCCGGCATGGCCGCGCACCGCGGCGGCCTGAAATGGGCCGCCGAAGCCGACGTCGTGGTGGTGGGCGGTGGCGCCAGCGGGCTGCCTGCGGCGATCGCTGCGCGCGAGGCGGGCGCCACGGTGATCCTGGTGGAAGCGGAGCACCATCTCGGGGGCCACGGTATTTGCAGCGGCGGCAACTTGCCTCTGGGTGGCGGTACTCCGCTGCAAAAGAAATATGGTATCGTCGACTCTCCCGACCTGGTCTTTCGCGATCTCACCGACTGGTCGGTGGTCGAACCCAACGGCGCTGCCGATTATCGTTTCAACGACCGTGAGATTATTCGCGCCTTCGCCGACCATAGCGTGGCGACCTTTAATTTCCTCCACGCCCACGGGGTGAAGTTCGTTGATAAGCCGCCCGACAATTTCGGCGGCGAATCGGTCGGCAATTCGGCGCCGCGCGAGGCCCATTGCGCCGTGATGGATTGGCCGATGGTGCAAACCGGCAAGCCCGCTCCCGCGCCGTTGCGCGCCACGCTTTCCTCCGGCAACGGCCTGATGCATCCGTTGTCGGTGGCCACCGCGCAGGCTGGCGTACGCATTCTGCTCGGGCACAAGATGACCGCGCTGCATCGCGAGGGGCACGCCGGCAAAGTGCTCGGCCTCACCGTGGATCACGGTGAGGAGCAGCTTCATTTGCGCGCGCGCAAGGCGGTTATCCTGACCACGGGCGGTTCCAGTGGTAATGTCAACTTCCGCCGCATGTTCGACCCGCGCCTGACCGAGGAATACTGCGGCATCGCGGGGATGCCGTGGTCCAATCAGGATGCCAGCGGCGAACTGGCGGCGATGGCGGTGGGCGCCTCGCTATGGGGACTGGCCAATCAGACCGGGGAATTCGGCTCCAACATCACCAAGCCGGGCGCGGTCGGATGCCAGTACGGCTACGTTCATTTGCGCTGGTATCCGGGCAGCGAGGTGTTTTCTCGCGCGCGGGCCATCGGTTTGCAGGTGCGCGATTGGCAGGACCTGATCCTGGTCAATATGCTGGGCCGGCGGTTCTACGACGAAACCGGGCCGCAATTCACCGCCAACGCCTATGATAAGATCGATCCGTACACTTCCTACAGCTATCTCAACGCGAAAAACATCCGCTGGCGTCCCAACAACTTTATCGATGCCGCCTTGGCCGGCGTTGGCGACGGTCACAACGGCGGCGGTCCGATCTGGGCGATCTTCGACGCCGACGCGGTGCGCCGCGAGCACTGGGATCCGCGGCCACCGCACGTCGATCCCGAGGGTTTTTTCTTCAGCGCCAACAGCCTGGAGGAGCTAGCGGGCAAAATCGTGATGCGCTATCAGCGAATAGTAATGCCTGCGCAAAACCTGATCGAAACCGTTACTCGCTACAATTCATTTGTCGACCGCGGCACCGATCTGGATTTCGGTAAGCCCGCGCCACGCTACAAGATCGCTACCCCGCCGTTTTATGCCGCCTGGGCCACGCCGGTGATCCATGACACCCGCGCCGGCCTGCGCATCAACCGCCATTGCCAGGTAATCGATATGTCAGGGCAGGTGATTGCGGGGCTCTACTCCGCTGGCGAGACCGCGGGCGGCTTCAGCCTGCACGGCCTAGCGCGCGCCACTTGCCAGGGCTATATCGCGGGTCGCCACGCCGGCGCGCAAAGCTGA
- a CDS encoding alcohol dehydrogenase catalytic domain-containing protein, with the protein MEKVLAALRVGPGKTEIREYPMPEVPEDAALLKMAVAGICGTDVKLYQHPPSAAPVIMGHENIGYIAKAGREFTRRKGFKEGDLVFVEHYVACGKCEWCHLGQYRHCENTDWRNNPDSIRYGYTPADKAPYLWGGFAQYVYLPWNAVVHRVPDGVTPELAGLVTPMANGVEWSLFEGGVGYNSTVLIQGPGQQGLSQTVICKQAGASLIIVTGTSKDEARMKVAKLLGADYVIDVQKEDPLARIMEITGGKGVDVSLDCTAGAGTTPILLGIDALKRKAGTIVVQGELEQFPNFPLAKMTVKYVTLKSARGHSYKACELALQQLASKRFPLELVTTHTFGLKDVDLAIRSVGGQGVKDVIHASLMPWQ; encoded by the coding sequence ATGGAAAAGGTGCTGGCGGCCTTGAGAGTGGGCCCGGGCAAAACCGAAATTCGTGAATATCCGATGCCGGAGGTGCCCGAGGACGCCGCCCTGCTGAAGATGGCGGTGGCCGGGATTTGTGGCACCGATGTTAAACTCTATCAGCATCCGCCCTCCGCCGCGCCGGTTATCATGGGGCACGAGAACATCGGTTATATCGCCAAGGCTGGCCGCGAATTCACCCGGCGCAAGGGCTTCAAAGAGGGCGACCTGGTCTTCGTCGAGCATTACGTAGCCTGCGGCAAGTGCGAATGGTGTCATCTGGGCCAGTATCGCCATTGCGAAAACACCGATTGGCGCAATAATCCCGACTCGATCCGCTATGGCTATACTCCCGCCGACAAGGCGCCCTATCTATGGGGCGGTTTCGCCCAATACGTCTATTTGCCCTGGAACGCAGTGGTCCATCGGGTACCCGACGGAGTGACTCCGGAATTGGCCGGTCTGGTCACGCCGATGGCCAACGGCGTGGAATGGTCGCTGTTCGAGGGCGGAGTGGGCTACAACTCCACCGTGCTGATCCAGGGGCCAGGCCAGCAGGGACTGTCGCAGACTGTGATCTGCAAACAGGCAGGTGCTTCGCTGATTATCGTCACCGGCACGAGCAAGGACGAGGCGCGGATGAAAGTCGCCAAGCTCCTGGGCGCCGACTATGTAATCGACGTGCAGAAAGAAGACCCGCTGGCACGGATCATGGAAATTACCGGCGGCAAAGGTGTGGACGTCTCGCTGGATTGCACCGCGGGCGCGGGGACAACCCCGATCCTGCTGGGCATCGATGCGCTCAAGCGCAAAGCCGGCACCATCGTGGTCCAGGGCGAACTTGAGCAGTTCCCCAACTTTCCGCTGGCCAAGATGACGGTCAAATACGTCACCCTCAAGAGCGCGCGCGGCCACAGCTATAAGGCCTGCGAACTGGCCCTGCAGCAACTCGCCTCCAAGCGCTTTCCGCTGGAGCTGGTGACGACCCACACCTTTGGTTTGAAGGACGTGGATCTCGCCATCCGCTCGGTGGGTGGCCAAGGAGTCAAGGACGTGATCCACGCCTCGCTGATGCCCTGGCAATAA